A genomic region of Dreissena polymorpha isolate Duluth1 chromosome 4, UMN_Dpol_1.0, whole genome shotgun sequence contains the following coding sequences:
- the LOC127875907 gene encoding zinc finger protein 608-like produces MQDSATETADIAVATETDLLGPCEPGTSVTLEGIVWRESENGVLVVNVTWRDKTYVGTLLDATRHDWAPPRFNCESPSIELDMRTPKGRGKRRAAACTPVQDARTLRKGRRGSSVSSTFTAPPSPAKSESSVGIGMKRKGRHQDGDLPLVDYRCSKRSRSGSQVSVANSEVTLSDSSGRVECPEANCNKKFKNVTALNYHKSHNHSALFNDGQDDMEECNEVPMNDCKKEILEKDNERASESLNNDDDKGAVNENDAMDVIEKKNGDYAIISEQSVDNTRSSKENCESSGLKSTIEPLCSSQVSGRNVTSALSITTSCSFPSLESHSLSREVSSAVPQGEIFVSKLKQDSTITVTEDLGKLNKPDRAKASALPQAESSAVQMTHSNTSILSLPQMPSSDKTVPKGSKGLGNEDHINSSRADPNKDAKRGQKSKPSNSVQRTLAQVNPIENKPERTGVIRTNPLQISSTQSDNSSKEISKVITSSKPSPKNGDLFQYSDNAQNCSPQSRSDDTSVSDDVQSPAYSDISDANDAASPAMPSEACQIKLKEETNLCKKSEHGRLDNPTLSDTHMMQHFGMFYGMNYKPPSFRSSSYKSDQKSPQPTSGSADTVLSHNKNQEANKCNESLEGHVNKETEKDDKSVKEKGEYLQKDVQFPSHSGALSSNIAPEHRQDYPVMYQHSLYNMPSLPQYPYGPNGYFQSGMDQNFLGPLSGEQKSSHEEHAKKDGGNTPGNKKVSATNSGNKSMQDNSRVVEGSVTPSEGAIPHSVTPAKDGKMIDQKLRENQSENRQILQENIDIKNEMEKKQAEDVRRFKMYQEQKMIEERKKDLARKSEGYKHESVSSKVPGTKPINSSSARHVSTFIKSEKVCDDNTTNRGHSSTENKESKDSSTRPPEEKLNTSSEKHFSETRESRGSDKKHSGCESSLPTSPCSTPGSSSFPDAPGYGSYGNYMSYLQNPHPYMGMGPSNPMYRNNTINPVLLGGNYVSNQYMLSQMGYGRNVDHNSEKETKDGSMHKIHELSEKVGPRSRNSSPVPQKSSKFDANSSAYDKQRDFSKSPPPQRHVHTHHHTHVLQPGPGLPPGTAMQGPPGYPPVYDPYSVSALFVSQSQSPRQYPPK; encoded by the exons ATGCAGGACTCTGCAACTGAAACTGCCGATATTGCAGTAGCTACTGAAACAGACTTGCTAGGACCATGTGAACCAGGAACCAGTGTGACTCTAGAGGGAATAGTATGGCGAGAGTCAGAAAATG GAGTCCTAGTTGTCAATGTGACGTGGCGGGACAAGACATATGTGGGAACACTTCTGGATGCCACACGGCATGACTGGGCACCACCCAG GTTCAACTGCGAGTCACCGTCCATCGAGCTGGATATGCGAACACCGAAGGGGCGCGGGAAAAGACGAGCAGCAGCCTGCACCCCGGTACAAGATGCGCGCACGCTGAGAAAGGGCCGCAGAGGGAGCAGTGTCTCCTCAACATTCACTGCCCCACCTAGCCCTGCGAAGTCAGAATCATCTGTTGGGATTGGTATGAAAAGAAAGGGACGCCATCAGGATGGGGATTTACCATTGGTCGATTATAGGTGTTCAAAACGTAGCCGATCAGGTTCACAGGTTTCCGTAGCAAACTCTGAGGTCACGCTAAGTGATAGTAGTGGACGAGTGGAATGCCCGGAAGCAAACTGTAACAAAAAGTTTAAGAATGTAACTGCTTTGAATTACCACAAGTCTCACAATCATTCCGCTTTATTTAATGACGGACAAGACGATATGGAGGAATGTAATGAAGTTCCAATGAACGATTGTAAGAAAGAAATACTGGAGAAAGATAATGAACGTGCTAGTGAAAGTTTGAATAATGACGATGATAAAGGTGCTGTGAATGAAAATGATGCAATGGATGTGATAGAAAAGAAAAATGGTGACTATGCAATTATAAGTGAACAATCAGTTGATAACACTCGTTCATCAAAAGAAAATTGTGAAAGCAGTGGTTTGAAATCGACTATTGAGCCGTTGTGTTCAAGTCAAGTTTCAGGAAGAAATGTTACAAGTGCATTATCAATAACAACGTCATGTTCATTCCCATCATTAGAGTCCCATTCATTATCACGTGAAGTAAGCAGTGCAGTACCTCAGGGAGAAATATTTGTATCAAAGTTGAAACAAGACTCAACCATAACTGTGACTGAAGATTTGGGAAAATTAAATAAACCGGATCGTGCAAAAGCTAGTGCTCTGCCGCAGGCAGAATCGTCAGCTGTTCAGATGACACATTCCAATACATCTATTTTGTCTCTGCCTCAAATGCCCTCATCTGACAAGACCGTTCCGAAGGGGTCAAAGGGGTTGGGAAATGAAGACCATATCAATTCTAGCCGGGCTGACCCAAACAAGGATGCAAAACGTGGGCAGAAAAGCAAGCCAAGCAATAGTGTACAGCGTACCCTCGCTCAAGTCAATCCAATCGAGAATAAACCTGAACGAACAGGTGTTATCAGAACAAACCCTTTACAGATTTCTAGCACACAAAGTGACAATAGTTcaaaagagatcagtaaagttaTTACTTCGTCTAAACCAAGTCCAAAGAATGGAGATCTCTTTCAGTATTCGGACAATGCTCAAAATTGCTCACCTCAGTCCAGATCGGATGACACCAGTGTATCGGACGATGTTCAGAGTCCCGCTTACTCAGATATTTCCGATGCTAACGATGCAGCTTCCCCTGCGATGCCTTCCGAAGCTTGCCAAATTAAACtgaaagaagaaacaaatttatgcAAAAAGAGCGAGCATGGTAGATTGGACAATCCCACTCTTTCAGATACCcacatgatgcagcattttgGAATGTTTTATGGAATGAATTATAAGCCTCCATCGTTTAGGTCCAGTAGTTACAAATCGGACCAAAAATCTCCCCAGCCCACCTCAGGAAGTGCTGATACAGTATTATCTCACAATAAAAATCAAGAAGCAAACAAGTGTAATGAGTCTTTAGAGGGTCACGTCAATAAAGAAACTGAAAAGGATGATAAATCTGTGAAGGAAAAGGGTGAATACCTGCAAAAAGATGTGCAGTTTCCGTCACATTCGGGTGCACTTTCTTCTAACATTGCCCCTGAACATAGGCAGGACTATCCAGTTATGTATCAGCACAGTTTGTATAATATGCCGTCTTTACCCCAGTACCCGTATGGTCCAAATGGTTACTTCCAATCTGGAATGGATCAAAATTTCCTGGGTCCATTGAGTGGCGAACAGAAGTCGTCACATGAAGAACATGCAAAAAAGGATGGAGGTAATACTCCAGGAAATAAGAAAGTGTCCGCTACAAATTCGGGAAACAAATCTATGCAAGACAATTCACGTGTAGTGGAAGGTAGTGTCACTCCAAGTGAGGGAGCAATTCCTCACAGCGTAACTCCTGCTAAAGATGGGAAAATGATAGATCAGAAGTTAAGGGAGAACCAAAGTGAAAATCGTCAGATTTTGCAGGAGAATATTGATATAAAGAACGAAATGGAGAAGAAACAGGCAGAGGATGTACGTAGATTCAAAATGTATCAGGAGCAAAAAATGATTGAAGAAAGGAAAAAAGACTTGGCTCGAAAATCCGAGGGTTATAAACATGAAAGTGTGTCTTCAAAAGTTCCAGGAACAAAACCGATAAATAGTTCAAGTGCAAGGCATGTAAGTACTTTTATAAAATCTGAAAAAGTTTGTGACGATAACACTACAAACAGGGGACATTCTTCAACTGAAAATAAGGAATCAAAAGATTCCAGCACTAGGCCTCCCGAAGAAAAATTAAACACATCATCAGAGAAGCATTTTTCAGAAACTCGTGAGAGTCGTGGTTCGGATAAGAAGCATTCTGGATGTGAAAGTTCATTACCAACCAGTCCTTGCTCTACGCCTGGCTCTTCCTCATTTCCTGATGCCCCAGGGTACGGTTCATACGGTAACTACATGTCGTATCTGCAGAACCCACACCCTTACATGGGAATGGGTCCATCTAACCCGATGTACAGGAACAACACTATTAACCCTGTTTTGTTGGGAGGTAATTACGTAAGCAACCAGTACATGCTCTCACAAATGGGCTATGGACGAAATGTAGATCATAATAGTGAAAAAGAGACTAAAGATGGAAGTATGCACAAAATTCATGAACTGTCTGAGAAAGTGGGTCCCAGATCTCGAAATTCTTCTCCGGTACCTCAGAAATCGAGCAAATTTGATGCCAACTCTAGCGCGTATGATAAACAGAGGGATTTCAGCAAGTCCCCACCCCCACAGAGACATGTTCACACGCATCATCACACACATGTGCTGCAGCCGGGACCTGGCCTGCCCCCAGGCACAGCGATGCAGGGTCCACCTGGATATCCGCCGGTTTATGACCCATATAGTG TTTCAGCCTTGTTTGTAAGCCAGTCACAGTCACCCCGTCAATACCCACCTAAGTAA